Proteins encoded within one genomic window of Chelatococcus sp. HY11:
- a CDS encoding ABC transporter permease, producing MSDVALQSGLHRERMARLRALFVYIAKRVLGSAGVLLVGTLVVFFTMKAAPGDPALSALGEQASPDAIAAFRAAHGLDAPVHVQYLAWLTQMLQGNFGQSLALASGVPVATLLLTKLPATVFIGLYALTIAIVISLVLGTIAALQRGRAADTVATSIAVFGISMPDFWLSYVLIFGLALNLGLFPTFGYVSPADDFLRALHFGFLPAFAIAAPMAAVFARTLRAVLIDVMNKPYVTTAKSFGLRGQFIFVHFVLRNALVPYLTVIGLQIRYILGGVVVVERIFGIPGIGSLMVDGAFARDFPVLQACTVTFLFIVLVVNMITDLICAALDPRRSS from the coding sequence ATGTCCGACGTCGCCCTGCAATCCGGGCTGCACCGCGAGCGCATGGCGCGCCTGAGGGCCCTGTTCGTCTATATCGCCAAAAGGGTTCTCGGGAGCGCGGGCGTGTTGCTCGTCGGCACGCTCGTGGTGTTCTTCACCATGAAAGCCGCGCCGGGCGACCCTGCCTTGTCGGCTCTCGGAGAGCAGGCGTCGCCCGATGCCATCGCGGCCTTCCGGGCCGCGCATGGTCTCGACGCGCCTGTACATGTGCAGTATCTCGCGTGGCTCACGCAGATGCTGCAGGGCAATTTCGGTCAATCGCTGGCACTGGCCAGCGGTGTTCCCGTCGCGACGCTCCTTCTGACGAAGCTGCCCGCGACGGTCTTCATCGGGCTCTATGCCCTCACCATAGCGATCGTCATATCGCTCGTGCTCGGCACGATCGCGGCGCTCCAGCGCGGCCGCGCAGCGGACACGGTGGCGACATCGATCGCGGTCTTCGGCATTTCCATGCCGGATTTCTGGCTGAGCTATGTCCTCATCTTCGGATTGGCGCTTAATCTCGGCTTGTTCCCGACTTTCGGCTATGTCTCACCGGCCGATGACTTCCTGCGGGCGCTGCATTTCGGCTTTCTGCCCGCTTTCGCGATCGCCGCGCCCATGGCGGCCGTCTTCGCGCGCACCTTGCGTGCCGTGCTCATCGATGTGATGAACAAGCCCTATGTCACCACCGCCAAGTCGTTTGGCCTACGAGGCCAGTTCATCTTCGTACACTTCGTGCTGCGCAACGCCCTCGTACCCTATCTGACGGTCATCGGATTGCAGATCCGCTATATTCTTGGTGGTGTCGTCGTCGTCGAGCGCATCTTCGGGATACCGGGCATCGGATCGTTGATGGTCGACGGGGCCTTTGCCCGCGACTTTCCTGTATTGCAGGCTTGTACGGTGACATTCCTGTTCATCGTGCTTGTCGTCAACATGATCACTGATCTCATCTGTGCGGCCCTGGATCCGCGCCGGTCAAGCTAG
- a CDS encoding NAD(P)-dependent oxidoreductase gives MSICYIDCSPFMRELMDEVADIHAGAICVNVGDPGVDELVRLASGHDVLMNGHSFMNDDVLGRLPDLRRIVFLGSGASSYIDVAAAGRRGIEVLTVTGYGDRSVAEHATALMFAAARQLVRMDRAVRDGGWDPLEGIELAGRTIGIIGFGGIGQEMARIARALGMVPLIWNRRPVDAEWSACQATSLEQLLRESDVISLHLALTSETRGLLGGPEFELMKRGALLVNTARAGLIDQKALLDALGTGRLRHAALDVFDEEPLPPDNPYGAMDNVTLTAHAGFKTRAASRRLLRDALLKALAPVS, from the coding sequence ATGAGTATCTGTTATATCGACTGCTCGCCCTTCATGCGCGAGCTGATGGACGAAGTTGCGGATATCCATGCCGGCGCCATCTGTGTGAACGTAGGCGATCCCGGTGTCGACGAACTCGTGCGGCTGGCCAGCGGTCATGACGTGCTCATGAACGGGCACAGCTTCATGAACGACGACGTGCTCGGGCGCCTTCCCGATCTGCGCCGGATCGTGTTTCTCGGGAGCGGCGCGTCGAGCTATATCGACGTTGCGGCGGCCGGCAGGCGCGGCATCGAGGTGCTGACGGTCACCGGCTACGGCGACCGCTCCGTCGCGGAACATGCTACGGCGCTGATGTTCGCGGCGGCTCGCCAGCTCGTCCGCATGGACCGCGCCGTGCGGGATGGGGGCTGGGATCCCCTGGAGGGGATCGAACTCGCCGGCCGCACGATCGGTATTATCGGCTTCGGCGGTATCGGCCAGGAAATGGCACGCATCGCGCGGGCGCTCGGCATGGTGCCGCTGATTTGGAACCGCAGGCCGGTCGATGCGGAATGGAGCGCCTGTCAGGCCACTTCACTGGAGCAACTGCTTCGCGAGAGCGACGTGATCTCGCTCCATCTCGCGCTCACCAGCGAAACACGCGGGTTACTCGGGGGCCCGGAGTTTGAGCTCATGAAACGAGGCGCCTTACTCGTCAACACCGCTCGGGCCGGCCTCATCGACCAGAAAGCCCTCCTGGATGCCTTGGGTACGGGTCGTCTGCGCCATGCGGCACTCGATGTCTTCGATGAGGAGCCGTTGCCCCCCGACAATCCCTATGGGGCAATGGACAATGTCACCTTGACCGCCCATGCGGGCTTCAAGACGCGGGCGGCCTCGCGTCGCCTGCTGCGGGATGCGCTGCTCAAGGCACTTGCACCCGTTTCCTGA
- a CDS encoding extracellular solute-binding protein: MKRLLQATLVLGFASSPAAAAELTVLTAGDQNMVDYINEYLGPLFEKENPGNTVRVVGTGPGDAGSQKIVERFEAQKKANVAKWDADIAVAHEKFIGPMITGGYLEAYRDKIPTGKMVTRANADMALGTKVTGYVMPMFNSQTAIAYNPALIANPPKSYAELAAWAKANPKQFGYNGIKGGASGVSFVMGWVYAFGDGDAGKLMNGPFDEAETKKWDKAFTSLRDFTKNATLTPGNAGTLDLLSRGEIAMGPVWVDMFYSWQASGQLPPTFKLVLPAPGMPGQPMHYVIPAKSPNKELAEKFVALATSPKVQAEGIVKRFNWYPGIDAQHVKAELDDATWNKLFTDVKPEDLANYGKPFPIAPYNNAILEAYERQATN, encoded by the coding sequence ATGAAGAGACTTCTCCAGGCGACACTGGTTCTCGGTTTCGCGAGCTCCCCGGCCGCCGCAGCCGAACTCACCGTCCTCACCGCCGGCGACCAGAACATGGTCGACTACATCAATGAATATCTCGGACCGTTGTTCGAGAAGGAGAATCCGGGCAACACCGTGCGTGTCGTCGGAACCGGCCCCGGTGATGCGGGCTCGCAGAAGATTGTCGAGCGCTTCGAAGCGCAGAAGAAGGCCAATGTTGCCAAGTGGGATGCGGATATCGCCGTCGCCCATGAGAAGTTCATCGGCCCGATGATCACCGGCGGCTATCTCGAAGCCTACCGCGACAAGATTCCGACCGGAAAGATGGTGACGCGCGCCAACGCCGACATGGCGCTCGGCACCAAGGTCACCGGCTATGTCATGCCGATGTTCAACAGCCAGACCGCGATCGCCTATAATCCCGCCCTCATCGCGAACCCGCCCAAGAGCTACGCTGAGCTCGCCGCATGGGCGAAGGCCAATCCCAAGCAGTTCGGGTACAACGGCATCAAGGGCGGCGCGTCGGGCGTCAGCTTCGTGATGGGCTGGGTCTATGCCTTCGGCGACGGCGACGCCGGCAAGCTGATGAACGGCCCGTTCGATGAGGCCGAGACCAAGAAGTGGGACAAGGCTTTCACCAGCCTGCGTGATTTCACGAAGAACGCGACACTGACCCCCGGCAATGCCGGCACGCTCGACCTCCTGTCGCGCGGCGAGATCGCCATGGGGCCGGTGTGGGTCGACATGTTCTATTCCTGGCAGGCGAGCGGCCAGTTGCCTCCCACTTTCAAGCTCGTCCTTCCGGCACCGGGCATGCCGGGCCAGCCCATGCACTACGTGATTCCGGCGAAGAGCCCGAACAAGGAACTGGCCGAGAAATTCGTCGCGCTCGCGACGAGCCCGAAGGTGCAGGCGGAGGGCATCGTCAAGCGCTTCAACTGGTATCCGGGCATCGACGCGCAACATGTAAAGGCCGAGCTCGATGACGCCACCTGGAACAAGCTGTTCACCGACGTGAAGCCGGAAGATCTCGCCAACTACGGCAAGCCCTTCCCGATCGCTCCCTACAACAACGCGATCCTCGAGGCTTACGAGCGTCAGGCGACCAACTGA
- a CDS encoding ABC transporter ATP-binding protein, with amino-acid sequence MSDQTFLRISDLSAGYGSTRVLKGLNLSVRKGEFVALLGSSGCGKTTLLRAIAGFAQPSAGSITVADRDVTRLPPDRRGMALVFQSYALWPHMTVAQNMGYGLKLKGLPRDEIARRVSALEDLLGLSQLGQRKPAALSGGQRQRVALGRALAVDPQILLLDEPLSNLDARIRLKVRHDISALQKRLGITAIHVTHDREEAMVMADRIVIMDGGEIAQQGTPEDVYNRPASAFVAAFMGAENVLSLTGWVNGGRIDIEPGLGHAHTILPHDGRALGDGAIEARFRAEAAELLPADQAASASGEILELAGEVEATSYPGGLWRHAVRVGGQELLVDSAHRHEPGAAVRIRIPADKLFLFNARSGSTPSATRSPHDARTGRALEASKA; translated from the coding sequence GTGAGCGACCAGACCTTCCTTCGCATCTCAGACCTCTCGGCGGGCTACGGCTCGACCCGGGTGCTGAAGGGGCTGAATCTCTCTGTCCGCAAAGGCGAATTCGTCGCGCTGCTTGGCTCCTCGGGCTGCGGCAAGACCACGCTGCTGCGAGCCATCGCCGGGTTCGCGCAGCCCTCGGCCGGGTCCATCACCGTCGCCGACCGGGACGTGACCCGCCTGCCGCCGGACCGGCGCGGCATGGCCCTGGTGTTCCAATCCTATGCGCTCTGGCCGCATATGACGGTAGCGCAGAACATGGGCTACGGCCTGAAGCTGAAGGGGCTACCGCGTGATGAGATCGCGCGCCGCGTCAGCGCGCTTGAGGATCTGCTCGGCCTCTCGCAGCTGGGGCAGCGCAAGCCGGCCGCCCTGTCCGGCGGCCAAAGGCAGCGTGTGGCGCTCGGCCGGGCGCTTGCCGTCGATCCGCAGATCCTGCTGCTCGACGAGCCGCTTTCCAATCTCGACGCGCGCATCCGCCTGAAGGTGCGCCATGACATCAGCGCACTGCAGAAGCGGCTCGGCATCACCGCCATCCATGTCACCCATGATCGCGAAGAGGCCATGGTGATGGCGGACCGCATCGTCATCATGGATGGCGGCGAGATAGCCCAGCAGGGCACGCCCGAGGATGTCTACAACCGTCCCGCCTCAGCCTTCGTCGCGGCCTTCATGGGCGCGGAGAACGTGCTTTCCCTCACCGGATGGGTAAACGGCGGCCGGATCGACATCGAGCCCGGCCTGGGACACGCACATACCATACTGCCGCACGATGGCCGCGCGCTTGGAGACGGGGCAATTGAAGCGCGCTTCCGCGCCGAGGCCGCCGAATTGCTGCCGGCGGATCAAGCAGCGTCCGCATCCGGCGAGATCCTGGAGCTCGCCGGCGAGGTCGAGGCTACGAGCTACCCCGGTGGTCTGTGGCGGCATGCGGTGCGTGTCGGCGGCCAGGAACTGCTGGTCGATTCCGCCCACCGGCACGAGCCGGGCGCGGCGGTGCGGATCCGCATTCCGGCGGACAAGCTATTCCTTTTCAACGCACGGAGCGGCTCCACGCCCTCCGCCACCCGTTCCCCGCACGATGCCCGAACAGGCCGTGCGCTGGAAGCATCAAAGGCATGA
- a CDS encoding ABC transporter ATP-binding protein: MATPLVNISDLNVSFHNHGKETKIIHGIDLTVGRNEILGIIGESGSGKTITGLSLLRLLPRNAHVAAKELSFDGIALPGLTEYQFGALRGIRMAMIFQDPVASFNPSKRIGWHFHHIIARATAHGPDRPHTSLGLGNTREKAIALMRGVGIKRAEAAIDLYPFQLSGGMLQRALIALVLALEPDLIIADEPTTNLDKIVEQQILELFRDIRQRLSAGMIFVTHDLAVAATLCDRIAVMRFGELVEIGPTRQIFENPQHEYTRLLIDTAQELARGGDNGRLTTRIGTDKSAAVVTRRDDAPHSGSPLVSVRNLAVTFPGRGSHPAFKALDDISFDVAPGEILGLVGESGSGKTTLGRTILRLYTPSAGNIIYRGKDITRLSETQLRPMRRDLQMVFQDPAGSFNPRKTMRASLIDALRVAKACSRSQMPARVDALLHRVGLTEAHAERYPHELSGGQLQRVAIARAICLSPTLIVADEAVSKLDVSVRAGVLNLFKDIQAETGMAMIFITHDLEVARYMCDRIAVLYHGRMLEYGTTGEIFNNPRHDYTRSLLATMDHGVFGQCETRKASQAS, translated from the coding sequence ATGGCGACACCGCTTGTCAACATCAGCGACCTGAACGTGTCCTTCCATAATCATGGCAAGGAGACGAAGATCATCCACGGCATCGACCTTACCGTCGGCCGCAATGAGATCCTCGGCATTATCGGCGAGTCAGGCTCCGGCAAGACAATCACCGGCCTCTCACTGCTGCGTCTTCTGCCGCGCAACGCCCATGTCGCGGCAAAGGAACTGAGCTTTGACGGCATCGCCCTGCCGGGATTGACGGAATACCAGTTCGGCGCCCTGCGCGGCATCCGCATGGCGATGATCTTCCAGGACCCCGTCGCCTCCTTCAATCCGTCCAAGCGGATCGGCTGGCATTTCCATCACATCATCGCGCGCGCCACCGCCCACGGGCCGGATCGCCCGCACACAAGCCTGGGGCTCGGGAATACCCGCGAGAAGGCGATCGCGTTGATGCGGGGCGTCGGCATCAAGCGCGCGGAAGCGGCGATCGATCTCTATCCTTTCCAGCTCAGCGGCGGCATGCTGCAGCGCGCCCTGATCGCGCTCGTGCTCGCGCTGGAGCCCGATCTCATCATCGCGGATGAGCCTACCACCAATCTTGACAAAATTGTCGAGCAGCAAATTCTTGAACTGTTCCGCGACATTCGCCAACGGCTGTCCGCCGGCATGATCTTCGTGACCCATGATCTGGCCGTCGCGGCCACACTCTGCGACCGCATCGCCGTGATGCGTTTTGGAGAGCTTGTCGAGATCGGGCCGACGCGGCAGATCTTCGAGAACCCGCAGCATGAATACACGCGGCTGCTGATCGACACCGCGCAGGAACTGGCGCGCGGCGGCGACAACGGCCGGTTGACGACGCGCATCGGCACGGACAAGAGTGCCGCCGTCGTGACGCGGCGAGACGATGCGCCCCATAGCGGCTCGCCTCTCGTCAGTGTGCGCAACCTCGCCGTTACCTTTCCCGGTCGTGGCTCACACCCGGCCTTCAAGGCCCTGGACGACATCTCCTTCGACGTAGCGCCGGGTGAAATCCTCGGTCTCGTCGGTGAATCGGGTTCCGGCAAGACCACCTTGGGCCGGACGATATTGCGTCTCTATACGCCATCCGCCGGCAACATCATCTATCGCGGCAAGGATATAACCCGGCTCTCCGAAACGCAGCTGCGTCCCATGCGGCGCGATCTGCAGATGGTATTCCAGGATCCCGCCGGCTCGTTCAACCCGCGCAAGACCATGCGCGCTTCGCTGATCGATGCCCTCAGGGTCGCCAAAGCCTGCTCTCGATCCCAGATGCCGGCGCGTGTCGATGCCCTGCTTCATCGCGTTGGTTTGACGGAGGCGCACGCGGAGCGCTATCCGCATGAGCTCTCTGGCGGACAGTTGCAGCGCGTCGCGATCGCCCGAGCCATCTGCCTGTCGCCGACCTTGATCGTCGCCGACGAGGCGGTCTCAAAGCTCGACGTCTCCGTCCGCGCCGGCGTGCTCAACCTGTTCAAGGATATTCAGGCGGAGACAGGCATGGCGATGATCTTCATCACCCATGACCTCGAGGTCGCGCGCTATATGTGTGATCGCATCGCCGTCCTCTACCACGGGCGCATGCTCGAATACGGCACGACTGGCGAGATCTTCAACAATCCGCGTCACGACTACACGCGATCCCTCCTCGCTACCATGGACCATGGCGTATTCGGACAATGTGAAACCCGAAAGGCGAGCCAAGCCTCATGA
- a CDS encoding ABC transporter permease, with protein sequence MRFTTTVGRFFHNRTAAAGLLITFFVVFSVLAGPYLLPHTPESMDFMAILSPPSWSHPFGTDSFGRDVLARVLAGGQVSLIISFVAIAIAALAGCLMGIMSGYHGGMIDAVFMRVADLLFAFPSFILAMLLMVLFGFSSINIIGAIALVYLPIFTRIARNTTLLVKEESYVQAARLMGRRPITVMVAEIFPNISAAILVQASVGVAFAIILEAGLSFIGLGVQPPTPSLGGVMADGREYFSRAPWVLTMSGIAISIALLGLNLLGDGIRDMTDPHLRERA encoded by the coding sequence ATGCGATTCACCACGACCGTCGGCCGGTTCTTCCACAACAGAACGGCAGCAGCGGGCTTGCTCATCACCTTCTTCGTCGTCTTCTCGGTCTTGGCCGGCCCATACCTCCTTCCGCACACGCCGGAGAGCATGGATTTCATGGCCATCCTCTCTCCGCCGAGCTGGAGCCATCCCTTTGGCACCGATTCCTTCGGCCGCGACGTGCTCGCGCGCGTCCTTGCGGGGGGCCAGGTATCCCTGATCATTAGCTTCGTCGCTATTGCCATCGCGGCTCTTGCCGGCTGTCTCATGGGGATCATGTCCGGCTATCACGGCGGCATGATCGATGCCGTCTTCATGCGCGTCGCTGATCTGCTGTTCGCTTTTCCGAGCTTCATCCTTGCGATGTTGCTGATGGTGCTGTTCGGCTTCTCGTCGATCAACATCATCGGTGCCATCGCGCTTGTCTATCTGCCCATCTTCACCCGTATCGCGCGCAACACGACTTTGCTGGTGAAAGAGGAATCCTATGTCCAGGCCGCGCGCCTCATGGGTAGGCGACCAATCACGGTTATGGTAGCTGAGATCTTCCCCAATATCTCCGCAGCTATCCTTGTGCAGGCGAGCGTCGGCGTGGCCTTTGCCATCATCCTGGAAGCCGGCCTCAGCTTCATCGGGCTGGGTGTGCAGCCGCCCACGCCGTCCCTCGGCGGGGTGATGGCGGATGGGCGCGAGTATTTCAGCCGCGCCCCCTGGGTGCTGACCATGAGCGGCATCGCCATTTCGATCGCACTGCTCGGCCTCAATCTGCTGGGCGACGGCATCCGCGACATGACTGATCCTCACCTGCGGGAGCGCGCGTAA
- a CDS encoding LacI family DNA-binding transcriptional regulator, translating to MLNEEPTARRFVSAQQVAELAGVSRSAVSRAFTPGASIAAETREKVMRAAEELGYQVNDLARGLLAHRSRLVGLVVTKPELGFRAHLVAALTRALIRRGNVPFIINTGSSEPEMRAAQTALFGYRAEATVILSGSPPSSFVELARQNGQPLIMIGRSEPDCDHIQIDNAGAAREAARIFAARGLRRLALAGSASGTPSIIERGQAFLGEARRLGAEVMAAQGRDSDYAGGQEAATRLFKTEPPPEAVFCVNDLIAFGLIDAARSQHGLVVPRDLQVIGFDDIPEAAWEAYRLSTFRQDPDEIAGCTIALLDRRLADPLAPPSTTRLKAAFVQRSSTAA from the coding sequence ATGCTCAACGAGGAGCCGACGGCGCGGCGTTTCGTCAGCGCGCAACAGGTGGCCGAGCTTGCCGGTGTGTCGCGCTCCGCCGTGTCGCGTGCCTTCACACCGGGGGCCAGCATCGCGGCGGAAACGCGTGAGAAGGTCATGCGCGCGGCTGAGGAACTCGGCTATCAGGTCAACGACCTCGCGCGTGGCCTGCTCGCCCACCGCAGCCGCCTCGTGGGCCTCGTCGTGACGAAACCGGAACTCGGCTTTCGCGCCCATCTGGTGGCGGCGCTCACACGCGCCCTCATCCGGCGCGGCAATGTGCCTTTCATCATCAATACCGGCAGTTCCGAGCCGGAAATGCGCGCGGCGCAGACCGCCCTCTTCGGTTACCGCGCGGAGGCCACCGTCATTCTGTCCGGCTCGCCTCCGTCGTCCTTCGTGGAACTCGCGCGGCAGAATGGACAGCCTCTCATCATGATCGGACGGTCGGAGCCTGACTGCGACCATATCCAGATCGACAATGCGGGCGCGGCGCGTGAGGCGGCACGCATCTTCGCGGCACGAGGGCTGCGACGGCTCGCCCTTGCAGGCTCCGCATCCGGCACGCCCAGCATCATCGAACGCGGACAGGCTTTTCTTGGCGAAGCCCGGCGGCTCGGCGCGGAAGTCATGGCGGCGCAAGGCCGCGACTCCGACTATGCCGGCGGGCAGGAGGCGGCCACCCGGCTTTTCAAGACGGAGCCACCGCCCGAGGCCGTCTTCTGCGTCAACGACCTCATTGCCTTCGGGCTCATCGACGCGGCGCGTAGCCAACACGGCCTCGTTGTGCCCCGTGACCTTCAGGTCATCGGATTCGACGATATTCCCGAAGCGGCCTGGGAGGCTTACCGTCTCAGCACCTTCCGGCAGGATCCGGACGAGATCGCGGGATGCACCATAGCGCTTCTTGACCGCCGCCTCGCTGACCCGTTAGCGCCGCCCTCCACCACGCGGCTGAAAGCAGCCTTCGTCCAGAGGTCCAGCACGGCGGCTTAG
- a CDS encoding carbohydrate ABC transporter permease codes for MKANGPWLRFAFVVACCVVVMLPLWWAAASALRPSEEVFRYLSPISVWTLIPREWTLSNFAALSQGPFAQAMINSALVTTLTVVIGLVVCSTAAFALAVLEYPGRGVIFAIMVVSFLIPFDSIAVPLSELFRGLQLQNSYAGLILPGIGNGLAVFMLRQFFMAIPKELSEAAKIDGLGWGGIFLRIYLPLSRPALIGAGLILFVFQWQAYLWPLLIAPNPDYHVASVAIASFAGQYDVDYGQMFGGAVVTALLPMAILLVFQRYFIASMASSGSKE; via the coding sequence ATGAAGGCGAACGGTCCCTGGTTGCGCTTCGCCTTCGTTGTCGCCTGCTGCGTCGTCGTCATGCTGCCCCTGTGGTGGGCGGCCGCAAGCGCGCTGCGTCCGAGCGAGGAGGTGTTCCGCTATCTCTCGCCCATCAGCGTCTGGACTCTGATCCCCAGGGAGTGGACGCTTTCCAACTTCGCGGCTTTGAGCCAAGGGCCCTTCGCGCAGGCCATGATCAATTCGGCTCTGGTGACAACGCTCACGGTTGTCATCGGTCTCGTGGTGTGCTCAACCGCCGCCTTCGCGCTCGCTGTTCTCGAATATCCGGGACGTGGCGTCATCTTCGCCATCATGGTGGTGAGCTTCCTCATTCCCTTTGATTCGATCGCCGTGCCGCTGTCGGAGCTTTTCCGGGGTCTTCAGCTGCAGAATAGTTACGCGGGCCTCATCCTGCCGGGCATCGGCAACGGGCTCGCTGTCTTCATGCTGCGCCAGTTCTTCATGGCCATCCCCAAGGAATTGTCGGAAGCCGCCAAGATCGACGGTCTTGGCTGGGGCGGCATCTTCCTGCGTATCTATCTGCCCCTGTCGCGCCCCGCGCTCATCGGTGCCGGCCTCATCCTGTTCGTCTTCCAGTGGCAGGCCTATCTCTGGCCTCTGCTCATCGCGCCGAACCCCGATTATCACGTTGCGTCGGTGGCGATCGCGAGCTTCGCCGGACAGTACGACGTGGACTACGGCCAGATGTTCGGCGGGGCTGTCGTCACCGCTTTGCTGCCGATGGCCATTCTCCTCGTCTTCCAGCGCTATTTCATCGCGTCAATGGCCTCATCAGGCTCGAAGGAGTGA
- a CDS encoding ABC transporter permease subunit, translated as MSKRLLGLILVLPALAVIVFLFMAPLAASVIGAFVVDGDYGFGNFTKSFALYTSDIIFTVMIVSLSTVLIGVFAIAIGGYLTLGENPRAVAMLRWLYRWPMFIPFIVVGQVLRTFLAKNGLMNNALMALGVMTPLQATSFLDWRGIVIAFVWKQTPFVTLLVAGAMASVDRGTLEAARNLGASRLRILWEILVPQVATTLMVGLVLSFVTMMSVLSVPLMINAQSPTMITADIAFRINAYGDYGVANALGVISLLATACVAWIYLSHSMRQRA; from the coding sequence ATGTCCAAACGCCTGCTCGGACTGATCCTGGTCCTGCCCGCCCTCGCGGTCATCGTTTTCCTGTTCATGGCGCCACTCGCCGCATCGGTGATCGGGGCGTTTGTCGTGGACGGTGACTATGGCTTTGGCAATTTCACCAAATCATTCGCGCTTTACACGTCCGATATCATCTTCACGGTGATGATCGTCAGCCTGTCGACTGTCCTCATCGGCGTCTTCGCGATCGCCATCGGCGGCTATCTGACGCTCGGCGAGAACCCGCGCGCCGTCGCCATGCTGCGCTGGCTCTACCGCTGGCCGATGTTCATTCCCTTCATCGTCGTCGGACAGGTGCTGCGGACGTTCCTCGCCAAGAATGGACTGATGAACAATGCGCTCATGGCCCTCGGCGTGATGACCCCGCTGCAGGCCACCAGTTTCCTCGATTGGCGCGGCATCGTGATCGCCTTCGTCTGGAAGCAGACGCCTTTCGTCACCCTGCTCGTCGCCGGCGCCATGGCTTCCGTCGACCGTGGCACGCTGGAGGCAGCGCGCAACCTTGGCGCCTCGCGCTTGCGCATTCTCTGGGAGATACTGGTGCCGCAAGTGGCGACGACACTGATGGTCGGCCTCGTCCTGTCCTTCGTCACCATGATGTCGGTGCTGTCGGTGCCGCTGATGATCAATGCCCAGTCGCCAACCATGATCACCGCGGACATTGCCTTCCGCATCAATGCCTATGGCGACTACGGGGTGGCGAATGCGCTCGGCGTCATTTCACTGCTCGCGACCGCCTGCGTGGCCTGGATCTACCTGAGCCATAGCATGAGGCAACGGGCATGA
- a CDS encoding ABC transporter permease subunit — MSAVIPAATGFARPRVDLWWIPRAIVLGLIAFAIFGPLTNLALWAVAERWYFPHALPIDYGFSYWARVFSPRGNAMEALTNSLLVAILTVVVSLMLAIPAGYALARLKLPFRAAILLVFLIPQAFPNLTVYVNIARLFYQVSLNGTIAGVVLVHVTHGLVYAVWIATAAFAAVDRELEEAARSVGAGALRAFRDVTLPLAAPGLLASAIFVFLESLDEFTGSYFVGAPDVAMLPLLLYTAGAGGNYQVASITAILLLIPSIGFMLVVERFLKSDVLSKVGH; from the coding sequence ATGAGCGCGGTCATTCCGGCAGCGACCGGCTTCGCGCGGCCGCGCGTCGATCTCTGGTGGATCCCCCGCGCCATCGTGCTCGGACTGATCGCCTTCGCGATCTTCGGCCCATTGACCAATCTGGCGCTCTGGGCCGTCGCGGAGCGCTGGTATTTTCCTCACGCGCTCCCGATCGACTATGGCTTCAGCTATTGGGCACGGGTGTTCTCGCCGCGTGGCAATGCCATGGAGGCGCTGACCAACAGCCTGTTGGTCGCCATACTCACCGTGGTCGTTTCGCTGATGCTGGCGATCCCCGCGGGATATGCGCTGGCGCGCTTGAAACTGCCTTTTCGCGCCGCGATCCTGCTCGTCTTTCTCATTCCCCAGGCCTTTCCCAATCTGACGGTCTACGTCAATATCGCTCGCCTGTTCTATCAGGTCAGTCTCAACGGCACGATCGCCGGCGTCGTGCTGGTGCATGTCACGCACGGGCTCGTCTATGCGGTGTGGATCGCGACGGCCGCCTTCGCCGCGGTTGACAGGGAACTCGAGGAGGCCGCGCGCTCCGTTGGAGCCGGCGCATTGCGCGCCTTCCGTGATGTGACCTTGCCGTTGGCGGCGCCCGGGCTTCTCGCCAGCGCGATCTTTGTCTTCCTGGAATCGCTCGATGAATTCACGGGCAGCTATTTCGTGGGCGCGCCTGATGTGGCCATGCTGCCGCTCCTGCTCTACACCGCCGGCGCCGGCGGCAACTATCAGGTGGCTTCGATTACCGCGATTCTGCTTCTCATTCCGTCGATCGGGTTCATGCTGGTCGTGGAACGCTTTCTGAAATCCGATGTGCTGTCGAAGGTCGGTCATTGA